A genome region from Rattus norvegicus strain BN/NHsdMcwi chromosome 17, GRCr8, whole genome shotgun sequence includes the following:
- the Cks2 gene encoding cyclin-dependent kinases regulatory subunit 2: MAHKQIYYSDKYFDEHYEYRHVMLPRELSKQVPKTHLMSEEEWRRLGVQQSLGWVHYMIHEPEPHILLFRRPLPKEQQK, translated from the exons ATGGCCCACAAGCAGATCTACTACTCAGACAAGTACTTCGACGAGCACTACGAGTACCG GCATGTCATGTTACCCAGAGAACTTTCTAAACAAGTACCCAAAACTCATCTGATGTCCGAAGAGGAGTGGAGGAGACTTGGTGTTCAACAGAGTCTAGGATGGGTTCATTACATGATCCATGAGCCAG AACCGCATATTCTTCTCTTTAGACGGCCTcttccaaaagaacaacaaaaatga